The sequence below is a genomic window from Streptosporangium lutulentum.
CAGTGTGCCGTCCGCTCCGGGAGCGCGTTCACCGGCCAGGGGCCATGCTTTGGCCCGTGCCTGCGCGCGAGCGGCGCGGATCGCCCGCAACGCCTTGGGTCCTGCGGCGGCGAGGGTGGTGACCAGCCGTGACACCGTGGGATCGGAGGCCACCGGCCCGTATAACTGGGGTGAGGACCGCAACACCGCGATGTCGGCCAGGCAGTCCCCGCCCAGCGCGAGTGTCATGGCCAGATCCGCCACGATCTTCCCGGGATCATGTACTGCCCGGGGTGCGCGCCACGGCTGGAGCGCCTGCGACAGGCCCTTGTCCAGGCCGGTCACTCTCAGTGTTTCCATCAGCAGCAGGCCGCCGGCCTGGCTGATCAATCCCTTGCCGTCCGCAGACGTGACGATCTTGGAACGATGACCGATAAGCTGCACTCGAAAAGTGCCTTTCGAACTGGTGTGGACAGGACCCTCAGCAAGTCCAATCCTCCCAGTTCAGGGCACTTTTCGCATTTAAACGATCAACACGGGCCGGCCCCTCGGCGAAAGCGCGAGGCTAGCGCGGCAGTCTGGGATCGAGTTCCCGGGCGAAATACGCCGAGGCGGCCTTCAGGATCTCGTTCGCCCGCCGCAACTCGCGATTCTCACGCTCGAGTTCGGTGATCCGCTGGGCGTCAGAAGTCGATGTCCCCGGGCGCTTCCCGCCATCGACCTCGGCCTGGCGCACCCAGGTCCGTAGCGCCTCGCGGTGCACCCCGAGCTGGTCTGCGACCCGGGCCAGCACGCCCGCCCCCTCACCGGCCGCACGCAGCTCGAAAACCATACGGACAGCGCGTTCCCGCAGCTCAGGGGCATACTTCCTCGGTGGTGCCATAACTCCTCACCCTTCCAGGTATCGGAGCCTCCAACTAACTCGGGGTGGCCCACCTGGACAGCTCAGCGCATTGCTGCCGTGCGGACTCCTCGGCCCGCTGTCCGTGGCCATGTAAAAGTCCCCACAGGTGGCCAGTTCGAGGTCACCACTGATGGCCGATTTAGGTCCCCGCTTCTCGTTCGCGTGTCGTCGGGAGGTGTGTGCCCTGAGCGGTGATCGTGACGGTGTCAGCCAGTCACGAGATCACCGCTCAGGGGGTCTGTTCGGCCATGAAATCTTCGGGGGAAGTCATGGACATCATCGCCGCCTACCGCGAGGTAGGCACCTATCGCGGGGCCGCGCAGATATGCGGCACCACGCACAAGACCGTCAAACGCATCATCGAGCGGTCCCTGGCCGACAACAAGCCGACCGGCCGCAAACGCCGTGAGCACAACTTCGACGCGGTCGCCGAGCTGGTGGCCGAGAAGGTGCAGTCCACCGCGGGGAAGATCTCGGCCAAGCGGCTGCTGCCGCTGGCCCGGGCCGCCGGCTATACCGGGTCGGCGCGTAACCTCCGGCGTCTGGTCGCTTCAGCGAAGAAGACCTGGCGGCGCGATCACCATCGCGGGCGGCGTCCGGCGATCTGGACACCGGGCGAGATGCTGGTCATCGACTGGGGTGACGCCGGCGGTGGGCTGCACGTGTTCTGCGCGGTGCTGGCCTGGTCCAGGATCCGGTTCGTGCGGTTCGCCGACAACGAGCGCGCCCAGACCACCTTGGCCATGCTGGCCGAATGCTTCGAAGAACTCGGCGGAGTGCCGAAGGCAGTACTGGCTGATCGGATGGGCTGCCTGAAGGGCGGCGTGGTGGCCAACAAGGTCATCCCGACCGCCGACTACGTTCGTTTGGCGACGCACTACGGTTTTCGGCCGGATTGGTGTGAGGCCGCCGATCCCGAATCGAAGGGGATCGTGGAGAACCTGGTCGGCTATGCCAAGCGTGACCTGGTCGCCCCGCACGCCCCGTTCGACGATCTGACGGTTGCCAACGTCGCGGCGCGGCAGTGGTGCGCCGAGGTCAACGCCGTGCCGCACTCGGAGATCTGCGCGATCCCGGTCGAGCGACTGGCCGCTGAGCGCGAGTTGCTGAGCGCGCTGCCGTCGCTGCGGCCGGCGATCGGCAAGGTGTCGGCCACCCGCAAGGTCGACAAGCTCTCATGCGTGCGGTTCGGCTCGGCCCGCTACTCGGTGCCGACCCGGCTGATCGGCGCCGCCGTCGCCGTCGTGGAGGCCGACGGGCGGCTGCTGGTCTCGGACCTGGCCACCGGTGAGATCATCGCTGATCACGCCCCGGTCGCTCCTGGGGAAGCAGCCGTCGCCGATGAGCACTACGGCGGTCCCCGACCTACGCCGCGCCGGGCCGCCCGACCCAAAACCGAGGTGGAGAAGACCTTCCTGGGGCTTGGCCCGGTCGCGGAGACGTTCTTGGCCGCCTCGGCCGCCTCCGGCAACACCCGCCTGGCCGCCGATCTGGAGGAGCTGGCCGCGCTGCGTGCCGCGCACGGCGAGGCCGCCCTGCTGTCGGCGCTGGAGCGAGCGATCGCTTTTCGCCGCTGGCGGGCCGAGGACGTGCGCTCGATCCTGGCCGCCGGAGCCGGAACCGCGCAGCCCTGTCCGGCTGGAGACGCTCTCGTTCTGGAGTTGCCGCAGGTGCCGACCCGGCCGCTGTCGGCCTACACCCTCGACAAGCTCAACCAGATCGGGCAGGTGTCATGAGCGCATCCGCTATTCCGCCGCTGGCCGCCGATCTCGACGGCGGGCTGCGCCGCCTGAAGCTGTCGACGATCCGGCGTCTGGCACCGGAGCTGCTCCTGACCGCCCGCACCCAGCGGTGGAACCCCGAGGAGTTCCTGCGCACGCTCATCGATGCCGAGCTGGCCGCTCGGGACGCCTCCAACGCCCGGATGAGGATGAAGGCCGCCGCGTTCCCGGTCATCAAGACGATCGAGGAGTTCGACGTCGCCGCCTCCTCGATCCCCCGGGCGACGTTCGACTACCTGGCCTCGCTGGAGTGGATCCGCGCGGCCGAGAACTACTGCGCGGTCGGGCCGGCCGGCACCGGCAAGTCCCACAGCCTCATCGCGTTCGGCGTCGCCGCCGTCCAGGCCGGTTACAAGGTTCGTTACTTCACCGCTGCTGAGCTGGTCGAGACGCTCTACCGAGGTCTGGCCGACAACTCCGTCGGCCGCGTGATCGAGAGCCTGCTGCGCGCCGATCTGGTCGTCATCGACGAGGTGGGGTTCGCCCCGCTGGATGACACCGGCACCCAGTTGCTGTTTCGGTTCGTTGCCGCCGCCTACGAGCGCCGCGCGCTCGGGATCGGCTCGCACTGGCCCTTCGACCAATGGGGGCGATTCCTGCCCGAGCACACTACCGCCGTCAGCCTGCTGGATCGGCTCTTGCACCACAGCATCGTCGTGGTCACCGAAGGCGAGTCCTTCCGCATGCGACAGGCCCGAACCCGAGGCCCAGGACGACTCACCAAGAAGTAGTCAACTACGAAGAGCCGGGGACTTTTTCTTGGCCACCAGCGGCGACACGCACTTGGCCATTGACACCCGCTCCAGCTTTGTCAGCAGCGACGTCACCATCGCCTCCCTCGCAGCAGTCCGCAAACCACCGCCATCACTCAACGCATAGCTGCAACTCCAAAATGTAGGCGGCGATGGCATCGCTGACCCCCAAGACTGCAAGATTCCTTACTGAACCAGCTCGTATATCAGCGAAGTCCTCCTGTCACTGCGCTGGTGGCCGGCGAGATCGTGGCGCTCGGTATGGACCCAGAGCCGCGTCGTGCCCGGCGCTGGGGCGATGTCGATGATGCGGTCAGCCGGACTGCCCCCCGGGAAGGTCGATTTGGTCCATCTGCCGTCGCGAAGGTTGAGCACATAGGGTGCGCCGGAGGCGGGGTTGGCGGCGATCCACAGACCGCTCGCTGGGTCGATGCGCACGGCGGTCAAAGCTGTCTGCACTACGTTCAGGTCCACCTGCCTCCATCGGGTGCGGTCCCAATGCAGCACGGCAGGGCTGCCACCGTCCGCCCAGGCGGGACCGACCGCCCACGCCTGGCCATCCTGCTGTGCCACCAGGCTCATCTGCTCAAGGTAGCGCCGCCCGCGACACGATGGCCGAGCCAACTCCACCATGCACGGGTGATCGACCTTCTGCCAGCCTGCGGCGTTCCAGTGCAACATGATGGCCACCTCATTGCTCATCTGCGTGTCGCTCACCACCCACACGTCATCCGGACCCGTAGCGGCGACCGCGGCCAAAGAACGCACCGGCAGCGTGCTCTGACGCCATACCTTCCCGCTGTGATGCAGCACCGTCGAATCCTCGCCGTCGGGGTCCACGGAGGTAACGAACCACGCATTGTCTCGGGAGTCCGCGGCGATATCGATCACCGGGTTCCAGGTTGCGCTTCGGGACCGTTGTCGCGTCCAGCTTCCATGAGATAACCGCCACAGATCCTCTGTGTTGTCGTCCACATGTTGCACGGTCGCGACCGCCCAGATCGTCTCGCCGGATGGCGAGCCGCCGACTTCGAGCTGCGAGGCCTTGCCGAACTGTTTGGGCAGCCCAGCACGCTTCCAGGAAACCCCATCTCAGCGCAGCATCGACCAGGCACGCCGCCGGCTCTCCGCGGCGAACAGCAATGCCCCGCCGCCCGCCGCCGGGACCAACCGTAAACCGTCTTGGGCGGTGTATCTCACCGCCCAGCGCGACGCCGACTCGACGGCGTCATCAGCCGTCCGTCCAGAACCGCTCAGGGCCGTATCGGCGGCCAGCACACACACGCTGGCAAGGACCAGGACAGCGAGCACACTCGGAGTCTTGCGCATCCGACTAAGGATCACACAACGTGCGCAGGCATCGGTGATGCCGCATCACGTCGTCGCTCTGGAGCGCCGCACCTAGGTCCGGCGGCATAATTGCCTGAACCTGGCCATACGAATCGACCTGTACACCGACACCACGCGGGAAACGATCACATCGTCGCTGGGAAGCGATCACCAACAGGCCCATGCTCGCCCAGCTCACATCTACTCGTGAACACCCCACCAGGACGAGAAGCCTGGTTCCAGATCATGGAACCGAGCCTTCTTACTGTTCAGGGTCCATGTGGCAGTTCGGCAAGCTGCCTGATTGTGCATGGGGCAGTAGATCCTGCGGTGTGTCGGCCGCCGGGAGATGTGCGGATCTTTGCGAGGAGAACTCAGGGCCGGTCAGGGGTGTCGCAGGTCGTATGCGATGCGGGCGACGACGTTGCTCAGCACGCGCATGCGCATGCGCTCTGTTCTGGTCGTGCAAAAGTTCCCGGCCCGCTCGGCAGTGGAGCGGGCCGCGTCGACGGGAGAAGGGTCCAGAGCCTGCTCCAGGAGGACGAGCGCGGCGCCCCTCCGCCACAGCGGCATCGCCTCGTCGCCCGCGCCTGACGTGGAGCGCGCCCACAGCCGCTCGGCCTGCCGGTCGGTCTCGGCACATAGCCGGGCCAGCCGCGACCGCAGTGCCTCGCGTTCGCCGGGCGAGCGCTCGCCGTGCTCCAGCACCCGCAGTGTCTTCTCACCAAGTGAATCCTCCAGGTCGATCGCGGCGACGGCGAAAGAGACGGCCAGCTTGGTGATGTCGAGCAGTACGGCCGGCGAGGGGTTTGCGAGAATTCGCGCCATCTCCGGCTCGTCCAGGAAAGGCGCGCGCGGATTCAGAAGGGCGGCAGGCACGAGGGGGTCGGGCAGCGGGTCGGTGACCAGGATCGTGAACTGATCAGAACGCAGCCACCGCGGAGTCAGGCGCTGCCCGCTGATCGCTTCACCCAGGGCCAAGATCCGAGCCTTGCGCGCCTGCGCCGGCAAGCCGTCATGCAGACCGACCTGTTGTAGCAGTTCATCCAGGGCGGCCGGATCACTGCCCGAGCGCTGCCCGATGTCCGTCAGGTCGAAGGAGGTGACGATTTGGCCGTCGACGGCGTAGGCGACTTCGTTGTCCAGCTCTTCGTTCCAGAACACGCCGAAGGCACATCCGCCGACTGACAAGGGCTCCAGGACCGCAGATCGCACTCCCTGGAATCCGCTGGGTTCCATGGCGATCGTCCACTCGCCCATCGTGGTGAGCTCGACCAACTCCTCCCCGTGCTCATACTCCAGGTCCTCGAGTTCGTCGGGTGTGGCCCACAACCCCGTTTCCGGGACCGCGCCGAAGCGGCGGGCGACCTCCTCCAGGTCACTGTTCCGGCACCAGGTCAGGCACACTTGGCCGCCGGGAAAACCGGCGTCGAGGAGTTCGGCGTATCGCGCGTGAATCGGATCCATGGGGCGCTCCTTTGCGTGCGGTATGGAGGGAGGGCTGGCGACGTGGATGCAGCGAGCGCTCTACGCCCTCGCTGCGCTGAAGATCATCACATACGTGGTAGGGCCTCCACCGGCGACCGGAACTGCAGCTTGAACAGGGCGAAGCCAACGATGTCCGCCGTGAAGTCCTCGTGGCTGAGGAGTTTGCGGTGGACCCTGAACTGCCACTCTTGGTCTCGGTGGCAGAGATCGAACTTCTCGAAGTAGTCGTAGTCTCCGGAGTATCAACTGATCGCGTAGATCTTTCCGGAGGTCAAGTAGAGGCTGCGGACCTGCCGATCAGTCGTCCAGGGGTTCCTCGCCGGGGAAGCACAGCTCCAGCATCTCTGGGGAGAAGTGGAGACCGGTGATCCTGCTCGCCAGGGCGAACGACCTCTCTATCGGGAAGTCGATGCACGAGCCGTCCATGTCGATGTCGTAGTCGGGGTCCAGCCCGACCTCGCGCATCTCCTCGACGAAACGGTCCGGGTCGGTGCCCAATCGATCGTCCGGGAGTACCGGGTCAAACTGGACGACCGGCTCGCCGTCGACGATGTAGGCGAAGGTGTCCGAGGCATAGTCATGGCGGCAGACCGACACGACCTCGGTTCCCTGTGAGATCGGGATGTATATCGCGGGGTCGACGGCGAGCTGCCATCCTCCCGGTTCGACGACCAGGGTCCAGTCGCCGATCTTCGCGGTGCCGATGTAGTCGGCCGCGTCTTCCCCCATACTTTCCGCCGAGCGCTCGTCCGGTTCGTCGACCGCCACCGCCTCTTCCGCGGCGCTCCCGTCCACGCTGAATCGGCGAAGGACCTCCTCCGGAGCGAGACCCCGGACGAAGGACACACAGTAGATCTCATCCAATTCTTCGCAGTCGGAGAGCCAGCGAAATTCCCCCGGGCACTCTGTCATCGTCGCTCCTTTGATCATGTGAGCGGCATGATGGCAGTCGTCGCCGACAAAAGGGGTTCGGAGGTCCGATTGGTGAAGGAATGCCGGTGGACGACCTCGGCCCAGGGATGTCTTCTGGGTGACTATCTGGGTGACAACGACCACAGACGGGACCGGACAACGGTGGACGGTCGTGGACCGTACGCCCAGGTCAGAGGCGGTATTGTCCCTGGCTGCACCCCCGCTCTGATCGCCTTACAAGCGAGATGTCACTGGTTCGAACCCAGTAGTGCCCACCAGCCAAAACGCCCCGTCTCCGATCGCAGCGCGCGCCCGCAGTTGCGTGCCGTCCCCGAGGATCACCGTCGGTCCGGACGTGCTTGAGAGGTCGAGTCCGATCGCATCGCACGGGGTGTAAAGCTGCGCACCGAACTTCTGTGCCTGGACGAGGGCGAGCTGCGTCAGGTCATCGCAGCTCACTCCGCGAGGGAAACCCAGATAGTTCTCGATCCTCGAGCTGGTTGCCGCCTGCCCGCCTGCGCCGGCCGCGTCGAACACCGCGGTCACGAGGCCCTCAGAGGCGGCGTACACCGCTGCGGCCAGCCCCGCGGGTCCGGCATCGCCCACCACCAGGTCCACGTCGTGACCCGCGGCTTCATAGGTGAAGCCGACGGCCTCGGCGAGGTCGTGCGGCGTGGCGCGGCGCAGCACCCGTCCGGAGACGACGGCCACCGGGAGGTCTGCTGTCGTCGATCCCGTAGGACGCCATGATGGTCTGACCCGCGATGGAGTCGGCATCGACGGCCGTGTGCGGGATCTGCAGTCGGGCGGCGAAGGTCCGCAGGGCCCGGTTCTCGGCGCAGTCGGAGACTCCGATGATCTCCAGGACGCTGCTTGCCGATTCGAGGAGCATCCGACGGCGTATGGCGAAGGCGTCCACGAGCACGTCGGCGATGTCCACCTCCTCACCCAGCACCTCACGCAATCGGTCCGCACGGATGTGGACGACCAGACCGGATTCCCGGACCCGGGCGGTGAGGAAGACGGTCTGTCCAGTGAGGATGCTCAGCTCACCGGTGAAGTCGCCTGCGCACCGCGAGTAGACGACTCGCTCGGGCTCGGTAGCCGTGGCGTCGCAGACCACGTCGATTGCCGCCGACTCGACGAGGAACAGGTCGTAGCTGCGGTCGCCGGTGCCGTAGAGCACCTGTCCCGCCTGGACCTCCTCTCGATCGCCGTACGCCGCCAGGCGACGGAACTGCTCCGCGCTCAAACCCGGCTCGCAGCCCTGCTCCCCGTGAACTCCGTCCCCCACCTTCGCGTCCAGCCCGCCGGTCGTCGCCATCATGGCTTCAGACCGTGATCATCGATCCAGGCGAGCGTGGCATCGGCGAGTTCGCGCCAGCCGTGGTCTAACGGAGCGCTATGACCCCGGTCTTCGTACGGGGCCTCGGGCAGGTTCTGAACGACGTGTGCGTAGGAGTCGGTGACCGCGTCGACGCCGACATCGGGGAGTCGCCCGGGGGCGGCACGTGTCGCAGCGACGGTGCTTCCGTCGCCCGGCCAACCGGGCGCGAGAGTGCGGTTAGCCCCGCTTGTCGAAGACCTTTCGCCAGGGCCGCCACGAGACGGAGTGGACCCACAGGCCATGGATGAAGACAATGGGCGTAGTCATTGGTTTCGATCTCGCTCACTGGGTGGGACGCGGCTCGGGACCGGCCCCGCCGCACTCAGGCCGAGAACATGTGAGTGCCCGGCGGACGAAGAGTGGAGAGATCCTGGACCGCCGCGCCCATGGGCGTCTCGCCGCCCAGTTCGGCAAGGAACCGGTCGGCACGTTGCACGAAGAGATGTGCCCCCTGCCGGAGCGCCACGGTGCGGGCCTGGTCGGCAAGGCGTACGGCGGCGCGGTCGTCGCCGGAGGCGTGCTCCAACTGCGCGCGGACGAGGACGAGCAGCGCCTCCGCGGAACGTTGGCCGTAGCGCTCGAGGTACTCCTCGGCGCTGTCGAGCGCTGCCCCGGCCTTGTCCAGCGAGCCCGCGGCGATGCGCATCTCACCCAGCAGGGCGTACCAGGTCGAGACGCAGGTACGGGCGGGGCTGACGAGGTTGGTGCGAATGAGTCGTTCGGCTTCGTCCGCGGCGGCCGCGGGGTCCTGTCCAGTCGTCGCCAGCGCCCAGCACCGGGCCAGGCGCAGGTAGGTGCCGAGGGAGGCGAAGGAGAAGTGCGGGTCGGCGGCGATCCCGCGCTCCGCTGCACGCAGAGCCCAGTCGGGGTCGCCGACCACCGAGGCGGTCCGGGCCTCGAAGGAGGTCGCGGCGGTGACCGCGTACGGGTCATCACCTGCCGCCTTCGCCAGGGTGTCGAGCACCGCGTGCGCCTGGGCCGTCTGTCCGTGGTAGCCCGCGATCTCAGCGAACATCCCGGCGGCCATCAGCTGCACGCCGTCCCGCACGGAATCGCGGTGTTCTTCATCGTGGTCGGAGAGGAGGTCGGGGCTCAGCGCGCTCAGCCGCTGGAAGGACTCACCGATGTTCCCCAGGCACCACTCGTGGATGCCCGCCGCGGCCCTGCCGTAGCACCGGACGACCGGGTCCTCGGAGGTCCTGCCCAACTCCTCGAGCCGACGGGCGAGAGGACTGCTGCGGTCCAGGTCGAGGGCCTGGCCGTGCGCGGTCCAGCGGGAGAACAGAAACCCGGCCGCCTCGCGATCACGCCCGAGGCGTTGCGCGATCTGCTCTGCTCGCTCCAGCAGGCTGACGGAGGCCGTGCCGTACATCGAGCGCATCCCGACGACCGCGATCAGCTGCGAGAGCGCCCTGAGCTCCAGTTCGAGAAGTGACGCCCTGCGCGCCAGCTCTACCGCCGACCCGAGGTGGCGCTCGGCTGCCGCCAACGCCGTCTTCGCCTTGGCTCGAGCGCCGGCGCGGATCAGGGCAGCAACGGTACGAGCCGGGTCTGCCACGGGCCCCGCGGACCACAGGTGGTGTGCCACCCGCTCGGCGACGGACTCGTCGCTCAGTCCGACCTCCTCGATGGCGTCCGCGATGGAGCCGTGCAGCGCGGTCGCGCGCCCTGGAGGGATCGCCTCTGACACAGCTTGGCGCACTAGGTCGTGGGTGAAGCGATAGGAGAACGGGTCGCCGGGCGTCGGGCCGACCAGACCGAGGCTGCGGACGGGTTCCAAGCGATCGAGGCAGGAACCCACGTCGAGGGACGCCATCCGGGCGAGCAGGGCGAGCTCGACGCTCTGGCCGACAAGTGCTGCGATCTCCAGCAGTTCCTGTGCGTCGCCGTCGAGCACGGCGAGGCGGTCGCGTACGACGTCGCGCACTGTCATCGGGACGGTGCCGCGCAGCACCGTCTCCGTGGTGAGCTCTCTGCCGGCGCCCCACAGCCGGCCCAGTTCCTGGACGAAGAACGGGTTGCCGGCCGTGCGGGCGTGCACTGAGGTGGCCACGTCGGGGGCGAGCCGGACGCCGGTCTCGAGGTGAATGAGCTCGGCCACCTCAGCGGAGCTCATGGGGCCGACCAGGAGCCGCCGGTGACCGGTCGCGCGACTGGCGGCGGCGAGCGTCCGGACCAGCTCCAAGCCGGGCGAAGGGCCCCGGTTGCGAAGCGCGCCGACGACAGCTGTGCCGGCGGGAAGGCGGGAGATGACATGATCCAGGAGCTGTAGCGAGCTCGTGTCGGCCCACTGCAGATCGTCGATCATCATCACGACCGGCCGCTCGCCGGCCGCCTCGGCGATCAGGCCGACGACCTGTTCCAGCAGGCGGAACCGGGCGTTGCCGTCCGGGATCGCCGGCGCCTCCGACATCTCCACGCGGGAGCCGACGAGGTGACCGAGCTCGCGAGCCAACCACTGCTCGCACCGTGCCTCCGGCATGACGTCGAGCAGGCTGGACACTGTCTCAACCCACGGCCACATCGTCGGCGTGCCCTCGCCCTCGAGGCAGTGACCCCACACCACGAGGGCGCCACGATCCTCGGCGTGGCCGGCGATCTCCTCCATGAGCCGGCTCTTCCCGGCCCCGGGCTCGCCCTCGAGCAGCACGACCGCCGTGCTGTTCTCCAGAGCCGGCTCGACAGCACGTCGCAGCACCGCGATCTCGTCCGACCGGCCGACCAGCCGGTTGACGTCGCCCGACGGGGGCGTCGGCGAGGTCGGCGGCAGAGACGGTGCCGGCGCGCCCGAGGGCTCGGTGACCGGGGCCTGGGCGGCTGACGACTGGGTCGCGGGGGTCTGGGTGAGCACCCGCTGGTGGGCGGTCTTGAGGGCCTTCCCGGGGTCGATTCCGAGATCCTCGGTGAGGCGTCTGCGCACCGCGTTGAACACGGCCAGGGCTTCCGCCTGCTGACCCGCGCCGCCCAGCAGGGTGATGAGACTGGCCTGCACCGGTTCGTGCAGGGGGGCCATCGCGGAGGCCAGGTGCAGGGCCGGCAGCACTTGCGTGGGCTGTCCGAGCATCAGTGCGACGGAGGCCGCCTCGATGCAGGCCTGGAAGTACTCGTCGTTGAGGCCGGCGAAGATCGGTGCGGCCGCAGGTCCGTGCACCCACCCATCGCCGGCCGGTCCACTCCACAGACGGAGTGCGTAGAGGTAGTGATCCAGTGCCGCTGCGTCGTGCCCCTCCGCCCGCGCTGTCCGGGCGGCGCCGAACTGCTGCCGGAACCTCGTGAGGTCG
It includes:
- the istA gene encoding IS21 family transposase yields the protein MKSSGEVMDIIAAYREVGTYRGAAQICGTTHKTVKRIIERSLADNKPTGRKRREHNFDAVAELVAEKVQSTAGKISAKRLLPLARAAGYTGSARNLRRLVASAKKTWRRDHHRGRRPAIWTPGEMLVIDWGDAGGGLHVFCAVLAWSRIRFVRFADNERAQTTLAMLAECFEELGGVPKAVLADRMGCLKGGVVANKVIPTADYVRLATHYGFRPDWCEAADPESKGIVENLVGYAKRDLVAPHAPFDDLTVANVAARQWCAEVNAVPHSEICAIPVERLAAERELLSALPSLRPAIGKVSATRKVDKLSCVRFGSARYSVPTRLIGAAVAVVEADGRLLVSDLATGEIIADHAPVAPGEAAVADEHYGGPRPTPRRAARPKTEVEKTFLGLGPVAETFLAASAASGNTRLAADLEELAALRAAHGEAALLSALERAIAFRRWRAEDVRSILAAGAGTAQPCPAGDALVLELPQVPTRPLSAYTLDKLNQIGQVS
- the istB gene encoding IS21-like element helper ATPase IstB, yielding MSASAIPPLAADLDGGLRRLKLSTIRRLAPELLLTARTQRWNPEEFLRTLIDAELAARDASNARMRMKAAAFPVIKTIEEFDVAASSIPRATFDYLASLEWIRAAENYCAVGPAGTGKSHSLIAFGVAAVQAGYKVRYFTAAELVETLYRGLADNSVGRVIESLLRADLVVIDEVGFAPLDDTGTQLLFRFVAAAYERRALGIGSHWPFDQWGRFLPEHTTAVSLLDRLLHHSIVVVTEGESFRMRQARTRGPGRLTKK
- a CDS encoding DUF6461 domain-containing protein: MDPIHARYAELLDAGFPGGQVCLTWCRNSDLEEVARRFGAVPETGLWATPDELEDLEYEHGEELVELTTMGEWTIAMEPSGFQGVRSAVLEPLSVGGCAFGVFWNEELDNEVAYAVDGQIVTSFDLTDIGQRSGSDPAALDELLQQVGLHDGLPAQARKARILALGEAISGQRLTPRWLRSDQFTILVTDPLPDPLVPAALLNPRAPFLDEPEMARILANPSPAVLLDITKLAVSFAVAAIDLEDSLGEKTLRVLEHGERSPGEREALRSRLARLCAETDRQAERLWARSTSGAGDEAMPLWRRGAALVLLEQALDPSPVDAARSTAERAGNFCTTRTERMRMRVLSNVVARIAYDLRHP
- a CDS encoding DUF6461 domain-containing protein: MTECPGEFRWLSDCEELDEIYCVSFVRGLAPEEVLRRFSVDGSAAEEAVAVDEPDERSAESMGEDAADYIGTAKIGDWTLVVEPGGWQLAVDPAIYIPISQGTEVVSVCRHDYASDTFAYIVDGEPVVQFDPVLPDDRLGTDPDRFVEEMREVGLDPDYDIDMDGSCIDFPIERSFALASRITGLHFSPEMLELCFPGEEPLDD
- a CDS encoding Crp/Fnr family transcriptional regulator: MMATTGGLDAKVGDGVHGEQGCEPGLSAEQFRRLAAYGDREEVQAGQVLYGTGDRSYDLFLVESAAIDVVCDATATEPERVVYSRCAGDFTGELSILTGQTVFLTARVRESGLVVHIRADRLREVLGEEVDIADVLVDAFAIRRRMLLESASSVLEIIGVSDCAENRALRTFAARLQIPHTAVDADSIAGQTIMASYGIDDSRPPGGRRLRTGAAPRHAARPRRGRRLHL
- a CDS encoding BTAD domain-containing putative transcriptional regulator, which gives rise to MTATLVIPESTDAMRGLPLEGPLRLQVLGPLRVWRGESELEAGPRQQAYLLALLLARGGRPTGTGELIDLIWGEDAPASALNVIHKYVGSLRRLLEPDLPPRETGAYLLKRGNGYLCAAGADHLDLTRFRQQFGAARTARAEGHDAAALDHYLYALRLWSGPAGDGWVHGPAAAPIFAGLNDEYFQACIEAASVALMLGQPTQVLPALHLASAMAPLHEPVQASLITLLGGAGQQAEALAVFNAVRRRLTEDLGIDPGKALKTAHQRVLTQTPATQSSAAQAPVTEPSGAPAPSLPPTSPTPPSGDVNRLVGRSDEIAVLRRAVEPALENSTAVVLLEGEPGAGKSRLMEEIAGHAEDRGALVVWGHCLEGEGTPTMWPWVETVSSLLDVMPEARCEQWLARELGHLVGSRVEMSEAPAIPDGNARFRLLEQVVGLIAEAAGERPVVMMIDDLQWADTSSLQLLDHVISRLPAGTAVVGALRNRGPSPGLELVRTLAAASRATGHRRLLVGPMSSAEVAELIHLETGVRLAPDVATSVHARTAGNPFFVQELGRLWGAGRELTTETVLRGTVPMTVRDVVRDRLAVLDGDAQELLEIAALVGQSVELALLARMASLDVGSCLDRLEPVRSLGLVGPTPGDPFSYRFTHDLVRQAVSEAIPPGRATALHGSIADAIEEVGLSDESVAERVAHHLWSAGPVADPARTVAALIRAGARAKAKTALAAAERHLGSAVELARRASLLELELRALSQLIAVVGMRSMYGTASVSLLERAEQIAQRLGRDREAAGFLFSRWTAHGQALDLDRSSPLARRLEELGRTSEDPVVRCYGRAAAGIHEWCLGNIGESFQRLSALSPDLLSDHDEEHRDSVRDGVQLMAAGMFAEIAGYHGQTAQAHAVLDTLAKAAGDDPYAVTAATSFEARTASVVGDPDWALRAAERGIAADPHFSFASLGTYLRLARCWALATTGQDPAAAADEAERLIRTNLVSPARTCVSTWYALLGEMRIAAGSLDKAGAALDSAEEYLERYGQRSAEALLVLVRAQLEHASGDDRAAVRLADQARTVALRQGAHLFVQRADRFLAELGGETPMGAAVQDLSTLRPPGTHMFSA